One Alnus glutinosa chromosome 3, dhAlnGlut1.1, whole genome shotgun sequence genomic region harbors:
- the LOC133863559 gene encoding aminodeoxychorismate synthase, chloroplastic isoform X1 encodes MNLTLCASCSELKYPCVEGLWRSNINLLASRPSIRVGCSTRKDNIQVSDHDPRKMIISNHLIPGELEGPYIGEKQLERPSQKLEFVRTLLIDNYDSYTYNIYQELSIVNGLPPVVVRNDEWTWKDVCHYLYEENAFDNIVISPGPGSPTCPADIGICLRLLLECWDIPILGVCLGHQALGYVHGAQVVHASEPVHGRLSEIQHNGCQLFHDIPSGRNSGFKVVRYHSLVIDAESLPKELIPIAWTSSSDALSFLETQQSNTTSDAYKSRIKCRRSTESFSEVKNGTCWPSVQSDKSRRVLMGIMHSCRPHYGLQFHPESVATYHGRQIFKNFRKITEDYWLRLRPYTARMQVPGSSRLLKEVSRSRHLASDAVQLYREASKSSQLVHNADKRNYFGMSSMVNLSHPSTGVKFLKLKWRKFDHLASQVGGARNIFCELFGHHKAENTFWLDSSSMEKERARFSLMGGKGGSLWKQLTYRLSDQSDMTLKGGGYLLTEDAHGCTRSTFLEEGFLDFLNEELLSFQYKEEDYEGLPFDFHGGYIGYIGYNLKVECGAVSNCHKSRTPDACFFFADNIVVVDHHNDDVYIMSLQEECSTTTPWLDDTEEKLFSLKASAAGLEEQTFEAATFSPFKAGFQAEKSREQYMENVEQCLKYIKDGESYELCLTSQISKSIGEIDSLGLYLHLRQKNPAPYAAWLNFSKENLCICCSSPERFLQLDRNGALEAKPIKGTIARGATVEEDEERKLQLQYSEKDQAENLMIVDLLRNDLGRVCEPGSVHVPHLMDVESYATVHTMVSTIRGKKRSDVSAVDCVRAAFPGGSMTGAPKLRSMELLDSLETCSRGIYSGSIGFFSYNKTFDLNIVIRTVVVHEGEASIGAGGAIVALSNPEDEYEEMILKTRAPAKAVVEFL; translated from the exons ATGAATCTCACTTTGTGTGCATCATGTTCCGAGCTCAAATATCCCTGTGTTGAGGGTCTGTGGCGTTCAAATATAAATCTACTTGCGTCCAGACCTTCTATAAGGGTTGGTTGTTCCACTAGAAAAGATAACATTCAAGTGTCTGATCATGATCCTAGGAAAATGATCATTTCAAACCATTTAATACCTGGGGAATTAGAAGGGCCATACATAGGAGAGAAACAGCTGGAGAGGCCTAGTCAGAAGCTAGAATTTGTGAGGACGTTGTTGATTGACAACTATGATAGCTACACATACAATATTTACCAGGAGTTGTCTATTGTGAATGGGt TGCCTCCTGTGGTGGTGCGAAATGATGAATGGACTTGGAAAGATGTTTGCCACTACTTATATGAAGAAAATGCATTTGATAATATTGTTATATCACCAGGACCTGGTTCTCCAACATGCCCAGCGGATATAG GAATATGTCTTCGTTTGCTGCTTGAGTGCTGGGATATCCCTATTTTGGGTGTTTGCCTTGGACACCAG GCCTTAGGTTATGTGCATGGTGCTCAAGTTGTCCATGCATCTGAACCAGTCCATGGACGTTTAAG TGAAATTCAGCATAATGGCTGCCAACTATTTCATGACATTCCTTCTGGCAGAAATTCAGGATTCAAG GTGGTTCGATATCATTCACTTGTAATTGACGCTGAATCTCTCCCAAAGGAACTCATTCCAATAGCTTGGACCTCTTCCAGTGATGCACTTTCTTTTCTTGAGACCCAGCAGTCTAACACTACCTCAGATGCTTACAAGAGTCGCATCAAATGTAGAAGGTCCACTGAATCTTTTTCAGAAGTTAAAAATGGAACTTGTTGGCCTTCTGTCCAGTCTGATAAAAGCAGAAGAGTTCTCATGGGCATCATGCATTCTTGCCGTCCGCATTATGGTTTGCAG TTTCATCCAGAAAGTGTTGCTACATATCATGGGAGGCAAATATTCAAGAACTTTAGAAAGATCACAGAGGATTATTGGCTGAGGTTGAGGCCATACACTG CACGCATGCAGGTGCCCGGTTCTAGTCGACTGTTGAAAGAAGTTTCTAGAAGTAGGCATTTAGCGAGTGATGCCGTTCAATTATATAGAGAAGCTTCTAAAAGTAGCCAATTAGTGCATAATGCAGATAAGAGGAATTATTTTGGCATGTCCAGTATGGTAAATCTTTCCCATCCAAGCACTGGTGTTAAATTTCTAAAATTGAAATGGAGGAAATTTGATCACTTGGCCAGTCAAGTTGGTGGGGCaagaaatatattttgtgaattgTTTGGACACCATAAAGCTGAGAACACCTTTTGGTTGGATAGTTCTTCAATGGAAAAG GAAAGAGCTCGCTTTTCAttaatggggggaaaaggtGGATCTCTTTGGAAGCAGTTGACATACAGATTGTCTGATCAAAG TGATATGACTTTAAAAGGTGGAGGTTATTTATTGACTGAAGATGCTCATGGCTGTACCAGAAGCACATTCTTGGAAGAaggttttcttgattttttgaaTGAG GAGCTTCTGTCATTCCAGTACAAGGAGGAAGACTATGAAGGGCTGCCTTTTGACTTTCATGGCGGATATATTGGTTATATCGG GTATAACCTTAAAGTTGAATGTGGTGCTGTATCTAACTGCCACAAATCCAGGACTCCAGATGCTTGCTTTTTCTTTGCTGATAATATTGTTGTCGTTGATCACCATAATGATGATGTGTACATAATGTCTCTACAAGAAGAATGCTCAACTACGACTCCATGGTTGGATGATACAGAAGAGAAGCTTTTCAGCTTAAAAGCTTCTGCTGCAGGGTTAGAGGAGCAGACTTTCGAGGCTGCGACTTTTTCCCCATTTAAGGCAGGCTTTCAGGCTGAGAAATCCAGAGAGCAATATATGGAGAATGTTGAACAGTGTCTTAAGTACATCAAAGATGGAGAAAGCTATGAGTTATGTCTCACATCTCAGATTAGTAAAAGTATCGGGGAAATAGATTCTCTGGGACTTTACCTTCACCTTAGACAAAAAAACCCGGCTCCATATGCTGCCTGGCTTAATTTTTCGAAGGAAAATCTATGCATCTGCTGCTCTTCCCCTGAGAGGTTCCTGCAACTGGACAGAAACGGTGCATTGGAAGCCAAGCCGATTAAGGGTACTATAGCTCGGGGCGCGACAGTGGAGGAAGATGAAGAACGCAAGCTGCAACTCCAATATAG TGAAAAGGATCAGGCAGAGAATTTAATGATTGTTGACCTTCTAAGGAATGACCTTGGTCGTGTCTGCGAGCCTGGCTCTGTTCATGTGCCCCATCTTATGGATGTGGAATCTTATGCAACTGTTCATACCATGGTGAGTACAATTCGTGGGAAAAAGCGGTCAGATGTTAGCGCAGTTGATTGTGTCAGAGCTGCATTTCCTGGTGGTTCGATGACAGGTGCACCAAAGCTAAGATCAATGGAACTACTTGATTCTCTTGAAACTTGTTCGCGAGGCATCTACTCGGGCTCCATTGGATTTTTCTCATATAACAAGACATTTGATCTTAACATCGTTATAAGAACAGTAGTTGTGCATGAAGGTGAAGCTTCAATAGGAGCTGGAGGGGCCATTGTTGCTCTATCGAATCCGGAAGACGAGTACGAAGAAATGATCTTGAAAACACGCGCCCCAGCAAAGGCTGTTGTGGAGTTTCTTTAG
- the LOC133863559 gene encoding aminodeoxychorismate synthase, chloroplastic isoform X2, which produces MPSGYRHYFNPTGICLRLLLECWDIPILGVCLGHQALGYVHGAQVVHASEPVHGRLSEIQHNGCQLFHDIPSGRNSGFKVVRYHSLVIDAESLPKELIPIAWTSSSDALSFLETQQSNTTSDAYKSRIKCRRSTESFSEVKNGTCWPSVQSDKSRRVLMGIMHSCRPHYGLQFHPESVATYHGRQIFKNFRKITEDYWLRLRPYTARMQVPGSSRLLKEVSRSRHLASDAVQLYREASKSSQLVHNADKRNYFGMSSMVNLSHPSTGVKFLKLKWRKFDHLASQVGGARNIFCELFGHHKAENTFWLDSSSMEKERARFSLMGGKGGSLWKQLTYRLSDQSDMTLKGGGYLLTEDAHGCTRSTFLEEGFLDFLNEELLSFQYKEEDYEGLPFDFHGGYIGYIGYNLKVECGAVSNCHKSRTPDACFFFADNIVVVDHHNDDVYIMSLQEECSTTTPWLDDTEEKLFSLKASAAGLEEQTFEAATFSPFKAGFQAEKSREQYMENVEQCLKYIKDGESYELCLTSQISKSIGEIDSLGLYLHLRQKNPAPYAAWLNFSKENLCICCSSPERFLQLDRNGALEAKPIKGTIARGATVEEDEERKLQLQYSEKDQAENLMIVDLLRNDLGRVCEPGSVHVPHLMDVESYATVHTMVSTIRGKKRSDVSAVDCVRAAFPGGSMTGAPKLRSMELLDSLETCSRGIYSGSIGFFSYNKTFDLNIVIRTVVVHEGEASIGAGGAIVALSNPEDEYEEMILKTRAPAKAVVEFL; this is translated from the exons ATGCCCAGCGGATATAG ACACTATTTCAATCCTACAGGAATATGTCTTCGTTTGCTGCTTGAGTGCTGGGATATCCCTATTTTGGGTGTTTGCCTTGGACACCAG GCCTTAGGTTATGTGCATGGTGCTCAAGTTGTCCATGCATCTGAACCAGTCCATGGACGTTTAAG TGAAATTCAGCATAATGGCTGCCAACTATTTCATGACATTCCTTCTGGCAGAAATTCAGGATTCAAG GTGGTTCGATATCATTCACTTGTAATTGACGCTGAATCTCTCCCAAAGGAACTCATTCCAATAGCTTGGACCTCTTCCAGTGATGCACTTTCTTTTCTTGAGACCCAGCAGTCTAACACTACCTCAGATGCTTACAAGAGTCGCATCAAATGTAGAAGGTCCACTGAATCTTTTTCAGAAGTTAAAAATGGAACTTGTTGGCCTTCTGTCCAGTCTGATAAAAGCAGAAGAGTTCTCATGGGCATCATGCATTCTTGCCGTCCGCATTATGGTTTGCAG TTTCATCCAGAAAGTGTTGCTACATATCATGGGAGGCAAATATTCAAGAACTTTAGAAAGATCACAGAGGATTATTGGCTGAGGTTGAGGCCATACACTG CACGCATGCAGGTGCCCGGTTCTAGTCGACTGTTGAAAGAAGTTTCTAGAAGTAGGCATTTAGCGAGTGATGCCGTTCAATTATATAGAGAAGCTTCTAAAAGTAGCCAATTAGTGCATAATGCAGATAAGAGGAATTATTTTGGCATGTCCAGTATGGTAAATCTTTCCCATCCAAGCACTGGTGTTAAATTTCTAAAATTGAAATGGAGGAAATTTGATCACTTGGCCAGTCAAGTTGGTGGGGCaagaaatatattttgtgaattgTTTGGACACCATAAAGCTGAGAACACCTTTTGGTTGGATAGTTCTTCAATGGAAAAG GAAAGAGCTCGCTTTTCAttaatggggggaaaaggtGGATCTCTTTGGAAGCAGTTGACATACAGATTGTCTGATCAAAG TGATATGACTTTAAAAGGTGGAGGTTATTTATTGACTGAAGATGCTCATGGCTGTACCAGAAGCACATTCTTGGAAGAaggttttcttgattttttgaaTGAG GAGCTTCTGTCATTCCAGTACAAGGAGGAAGACTATGAAGGGCTGCCTTTTGACTTTCATGGCGGATATATTGGTTATATCGG GTATAACCTTAAAGTTGAATGTGGTGCTGTATCTAACTGCCACAAATCCAGGACTCCAGATGCTTGCTTTTTCTTTGCTGATAATATTGTTGTCGTTGATCACCATAATGATGATGTGTACATAATGTCTCTACAAGAAGAATGCTCAACTACGACTCCATGGTTGGATGATACAGAAGAGAAGCTTTTCAGCTTAAAAGCTTCTGCTGCAGGGTTAGAGGAGCAGACTTTCGAGGCTGCGACTTTTTCCCCATTTAAGGCAGGCTTTCAGGCTGAGAAATCCAGAGAGCAATATATGGAGAATGTTGAACAGTGTCTTAAGTACATCAAAGATGGAGAAAGCTATGAGTTATGTCTCACATCTCAGATTAGTAAAAGTATCGGGGAAATAGATTCTCTGGGACTTTACCTTCACCTTAGACAAAAAAACCCGGCTCCATATGCTGCCTGGCTTAATTTTTCGAAGGAAAATCTATGCATCTGCTGCTCTTCCCCTGAGAGGTTCCTGCAACTGGACAGAAACGGTGCATTGGAAGCCAAGCCGATTAAGGGTACTATAGCTCGGGGCGCGACAGTGGAGGAAGATGAAGAACGCAAGCTGCAACTCCAATATAG TGAAAAGGATCAGGCAGAGAATTTAATGATTGTTGACCTTCTAAGGAATGACCTTGGTCGTGTCTGCGAGCCTGGCTCTGTTCATGTGCCCCATCTTATGGATGTGGAATCTTATGCAACTGTTCATACCATGGTGAGTACAATTCGTGGGAAAAAGCGGTCAGATGTTAGCGCAGTTGATTGTGTCAGAGCTGCATTTCCTGGTGGTTCGATGACAGGTGCACCAAAGCTAAGATCAATGGAACTACTTGATTCTCTTGAAACTTGTTCGCGAGGCATCTACTCGGGCTCCATTGGATTTTTCTCATATAACAAGACATTTGATCTTAACATCGTTATAAGAACAGTAGTTGTGCATGAAGGTGAAGCTTCAATAGGAGCTGGAGGGGCCATTGTTGCTCTATCGAATCCGGAAGACGAGTACGAAGAAATGATCTTGAAAACACGCGCCCCAGCAAAGGCTGTTGTGGAGTTTCTTTAG